The Mangrovivirga cuniculi genomic sequence GTTCTGAGCTTTAATATTGAATTTTAAATAACCGTAACTAGTTACCGGGTTTGGATAAATATTACCTACAGATAACTTGCTATCCGCATAAAGGACGTCAGGGTTATTACTGTTATTGAAAGTTATGGTCTTCTCGACGTAAGTGTTCGGGCTATTCAAATTGAAAAATCTAAGAGTGATATCACTCAAACCCTTTTCTCCATTTCCGGGAATGTATTTTCCTGTAACTTTTAAAAAGTCTGATGAACTGTTGATCACTAAAAAAGATTCCGGGAATTTTTCAAAAACACTAATACAATTTCCGTTATAGCAGATTTTTAGGTCTTCATCAAAATCCATGCTGTGAGATTCGATTTCAACACCAATTCTGACAGGTTCATTTATTCTTGTTGATGATAAAGTGATCGGGAAATTTCTCTCTGAATCTGAAGGTGTAAAAGCTATTTTTTCATCAGTATTAATCTCTAACTGTTGCGCATGGCACAGAAGAGAGAAAATAAACGTAAATGAAAAGAGTAAAAAATTCCGCATACCCAAACCTTATTTTAGGATATTCTAT encodes the following:
- a CDS encoding T9SS type A sorting domain-containing protein, whose translation is MRNFLLFSFTFIFSLLCHAQQLEINTDEKIAFTPSDSERNFPITLSSTRINEPVRIGVEIESHSMDFDEDLKICYNGNCISVFEKFPESFLVINSSSDFLKVTGKYIPGNGEKGLSDITLRFFNLNSPNTYVEKTITFNNSNNPDVLYADSKLSVGNIYPNPVTSYGYLKFNIKAQNIKAKVLLQNVLGSTIEEIPLSPYENTLKISTEGLNPGVYFYTLVIDDQNTATKKFIIQ